The DNA region ACTTTCGGGCAATGTTCATTAATCTTTGCTTGGATTGAAAAAGATTCACTACTTGTCTACCGTCAATGGGAGGACGAACAATGACCGCATGATAGTGCTCTTTACTTACTGGACTGGAGTGCTTACAAAGTAAAAACATGTTCTTATCTAGTTTAAATTCCTGCATAATCATTGCGGCCAATTGTAATTCCTGCGCTTCATTTAAAGATTCACCTTCACTTAAAGAAAAGATTGCATGAAAAAGAGGCAGGCTACATCTTTGGTTATTTAAGTCCAATGCCATCTGCATTTGTGCCACAATTTGATCGGTATGTTCTCCTACAAGTGCATTTTGGAAAATGATTTGAGCTTTTTCTTCCGAATGTTTTAATCCATTTTCTCTAAGTACATAAGAGACCATATGGGAAACTGAAGAAGCTTTAGCGGTCGTTTGTTTAGCGATCATACCAGCGTTTTTAAAAGTTGAACCTTTGGGAATGTATAAAAAAACATCTGCTTATTGCAGTGTGTTTTTTATTTCACCCGCCAGTAAAAGAATTTTTTCACCATAATATTTGAGTTCATTTTCTGTGATGTGCTGGATCTTTCCCTGATGTAAATGACGAACCAATTGATTAAAATTGGAAGCAGTAAGTGTTAATGCTAACACTACTTTAGAGACAGAAGCGGGAATAGTTTTACGATACATTTTAATCTCGACTTTTCTAGATGCTTCAATCAAAAAATGAGAAATGGGTAATTCACATTGCCTCGCCTTCGAGTGAATACTACGGTACTCATCAGGTGTAACGAGTATATTTAAACGACGTGTTTTATTTTTCATATACTTGGATTTGAAAATGAATAAATGACAAATGCGACAGTCATGAGAGAATAGATAATTTGGACCTCACATGAGTACGCCCAACCTGCTTGCTATAGAAAACCAAGGGCTCCAACCACAAGGTTTTAGGATACGGATAATACAGGCTATTTTTAGGGCCTTCTAGGATACTTTCTGACCATATCTGACCATATATTTGATTTGACTCTAATAATATTGTTATGCATGTTTTCCAGAAATGATGCAAATCCAATCTCTATTTCACCTTATATTTCCAAGTACATCTTATATATAGAATCGGACTATAGAGGATATTTTGTATCCGGTCTTCCTTGGAAGGTATGATTAAGTGGAAGTATCTATACTCGGTCGAGTATTAACCTTTGTATGCGGATACCTGAGGTTTATTCAAGGTTTTATTTGGCAAATATGACCTCCTTTTTTCTTTTCATCCGCCACAAGTTCAGCTGACATAACTGGATTTAAATCTTGTATTCTTGGAAAATTTTTTATTTGACATCCTCTCTATGATCCATCTTTACTTTTAGAATTTTCAATGAGTCGTTGAATATCATCTGTCAGAAAATACACCTTTCCTCGTATCTTAACTTTTTTGAGTTCACCCAATTCGTGCCAATCATCCACCGTAGGTCTGGAAATACCGAAAAGATCACGAACCTCTTTTATAGATAAAAGTGGCTTTGTAGAAAGACCCAAAGGCGGTGAAACCAACGGTGTGACTGGACGGGTTTCTAAAATAATTTTACGAACGATTTCTGTTAGGTGCTGATAGAATTCTTTAGGATCTACCGGAAATAAAATTGGAGTTTCCATACCTTTAAGTTTTTAGTTTTTGAAAACATAAAGGTGGAATTCTTAGTCAAATTAGGTAACAAGGATGCATTTCTATTGTTACAAACAACTAGTTTACACTGTTTTACGACTGTTGCTTATTTTGTTTCTTATCTGTCGAAACAAGTAATCCGTTTGTTTTTTAAAATCTTCTTGGTTTATGTATTCCGGTAATTGCTTTATTCGTTCTAAGTATTTTAAACAATTTCTGAGCCTTGTGGTGGGCTGAGATAATAGCGATCCAATGGTTTTAAAGTTTTCCAGCTCTGTACGAATATTTTCAGGTTGACAGCCAATATTCCTAGCAACATTGGAAATTCGCTCCAGGTTTTTTACAGCATCTGAGATATCTATTATTGTTGAAGGTTCATCATTTATCCTTCTTTTAATTAAGTTTATCAATAATGCTTGTGGAATAGCTCCGTAATTGTCTCTTCTCTTTTTGGAGTCTCCAAACTTCTTTTCTAAAGTACTGATCCGTTCGGTTATTTGGCAGCAGTCCTCTTTCAGATTCTTTTGCGCGTTATTTACCTTATTTATGCATCCAGAATTTATGAATGCAGAAAAGTCGTTATATTTTAGCATCATGTTTTGCTGAATTCCTTCCAAATACTGCACGGAAAAATGATGATGGGCGTACATTTTAGCGGTATT from Rhizosphaericola mali includes:
- a CDS encoding plasmid mobilization protein — its product is MKNKTRRLNILVTPDEYRSIHSKARQCELPISHFLIEASRKVEIKMYRKTIPASVSKVVLALTLTASNFNQLVRHLHQGKIQHITENELKYYGEKILLLAGEIKNTLQ
- a CDS encoding helix-turn-helix domain-containing protein, with protein sequence METPILFPVDPKEFYQHLTEIVRKIILETRPVTPLVSPPLGLSTKPLLSIKEVRDLFGISRPTVDDWHELGELKKVKIRGKVYFLTDDIQRLIENSKSKDGS